Proteins encoded together in one Acanthochromis polyacanthus isolate Apoly-LR-REF ecotype Palm Island chromosome 12, KAUST_Apoly_ChrSc, whole genome shotgun sequence window:
- the cicb gene encoding protein capicua homolog isoform X2 → MRSLKKHRGRSPPLTRGRGGRRRGASQPLQEKDPKRVKRETLVKTTQHTPNTPSKRKHTPPSATANSNEEPIVNSNSLTKGEPTELSKPVESVENDGKGAEEKVEKEAIVGTNGNSTKPTNSVASSTSAPAPISAATPPLTTNHSPSSVSSRKTATFKARVPKKKYTYEHFTNNACAMNTIPTSSPALIHNSYCSKISNSVNSLNNNLMNSNNISNSINISASSGNNSNVTNDIKKIANSSNSCAGNTFINSSHSKSNNCSGNQPSMLAVDSKATEDHLISMQDKTFRTTDSLEKVSQTRENESEGTLISVCSSSTDTASEHSTDLDVLEATGPKLHPKNSHIPAPLHNLHFKEASPAEGLAEALAKGMKNQRILARQIKRTVASSVETAGTGDSCLSSSVFRPGVVRKVSADTVEVQLNGEETLIKYPFYGGTMTTSSSGAECTVEFILDAPPSGMAPVAIGTQVCVPFGGEEGGPLLYREGIVGQVDPHPGVSFPYQVLLNEERETLGRRGGEKRKANGQAVWVSRQSLRLVIPPWEVSHLDGGRVKERERDREREERERREEMEVEREVCQLSIGMGVLGGGVRLGHGFSHEGVSGRHTYGNVHSPSSAATASVMTSTGHGCGDNYSDRERQKQSKTSEEDVEVSCFNMGHTTGPIANSGTSQHRNVIPKSSGFPPSSPHLSVVRSLGPPHLSTIASLQPSPSPGLPGSEMNNLPPSKTAPTQNPTPTLGGGSSSTSSRSRTPLSLAQQKYKKGDVVCTPNGIRKKFNGKQWRRLCSREGCMKESQRRGYCSRHLSMRTKEMEAAGGEKGGGGGGSSSGTVTPSDLRGRASSEFEWDDTSRESSETSSRGDSRPRLVLPSLLPHDLSSRFDFDECEAATMLVSLGSSRSGTPSFSPISNQSPFSPAPSPSPSPLFGFRPANFSPITASPVLQHRRHRQPSGTGGGGGGGSKVTTPAGGGERERHTSGIQPSFHSNLTFTVPMSPSKRKPDALPPPPLPSHHHDYTPKTELEQEDPNNSFRVLSPQTLASHSCTHTPTFSRPRGVATLSSSRPPSSTAVSPPPLLVSPTPPSPLTADGGPRRVVPISQQALRDSPVIVRNPEVPLAKFTECPVGRGGGGDRNEGEIDNTSSKDVAVTPLNPQSVSGLQVPVPINAAAATVPNGTVLFRSPAQTLLLVSPTPSSLPTTDNPANTLQALSVTVSTTVTAPAPSSTNSSGEHEENRGPGFGGEVQQPVPCHPSPTALLPLILPAESLHPAPRKDIIMGRPGTVWTNVEPRSVPVFPWHSLVPFLAPTQSDASSQPGEGQHPVNHPQAASLKTECQGVAALLQEPAEAPPTIERGPPLRPPPCSDEPPPEKEKGDAERERPDSETESDVDDPFLPGVVPEQPLSTSPVKRRTQSLSALPKDGDKSSPGKREKDHIRRPMNAFMIFSKRHRALVHQRHPNQDNRTVSKILGEWWYALGPKEKQKYHDLAFQVKEAHFKAHPDWKWCNKDRKKSSSEGRGVPGGKDIRERSMSESTEPHSVELKGVGPGLVGVSERNAGEGHVGQLTRPRAFSQSAMHNLERSDRGNTQALAELAQMCGDGGSQFSSHAPPLSQSQRGVSEDMTSDEERMVICEEEGDDDVIEDPYPSSSIDLKCKERVTDSDSDNGSGDESDRKRVFAPVICSSASSSSSHHTSHGRSVSLSSYPSSKRYDEGRSGGGGFLDHKRKERGEGKDTFGGDGGGSAQAPSLSLSSGQSAMSTSSTEGPRSSSVGSLGANPHLNIGAVRVASTVVTNVMRPVISTPLPIASKPRDGGTSSSPHPPERKSLTPQQQPQLLIGSGSASGTAATGGGYYSSSSPNPVSAGVSPGGVVTNLVLGGTLSAQPAVQLITPSPQPQHSQQQALSSTAVSAPHSQTNGPLPLNLLQPQFLPASSLAPPGGKAITQVQYILPTLPAATNPKSPPQQLSQPTSIFNLPAAPPTHVSLANGKQQGTSSLTGYTSSPAVGVVSPGTRVQTQSPVLQGKMLVPMATVRTAPAPAQQFPIVAPPLPVQNGAQSGNKIIQIAPMPVVQSQLPAGGAVHPSSPFPVTMGTAAVVAPGSAPSQAVLLPPAPTRITYVQSTPGVPSTLPLVSTTTGSSSTQQALPVPGSAYVPSSLATLGFTAIAPPGQTLVQPLITGQPPLLATAQSPQPSTTAPVSGSGGQIVTAIYPPSPSVTMATGVVSMAAVPPSVVYSVSSASTASPHILPKHTATPTTITHLHPQPHPDRQPDRHLPLDRPADRHTDRPSERQAEPMTHSDRQLERQPQTSSSSSSTAPPSGSAVSLRPCSPSLQIQTPGSTSKLTQPPVRIPQKVKATVATIPVGSYEGGSRGKERERDKDREREREREREKERERETGANSHFSFDPDVTRQIGSPSTHPTEEPASSDRPLEASSATDSSDTRNWESTIATEAGWKESHPSSPLPPPSATEPTLPPPQTDKDIPTPKKVKARPPPLKKTFDSVDKVLSEVYFEERFAELPEFRPEEVLPSPTLQSLATSPRAILGSYRRKRKNSTDLDSATDDQVSPKRKSRRRSSCSSEPNTPKSAAKCEGDIFTFERAATDGEDILAELEFDKVPYSSLRRTLDQRRALVMQLFQEQGFFPSAQATAAFQTRYSDIFPTKVCLQLKIREVRQKIMQTATPSDAPGLGASDSLPGPSGSQAGEGSGRGGGDLQDEEVEQGTEANPEDPRDSQDSSR, encoded by the exons ATGAGATCATTAAAGAAACACAGAGGGCGTTCTCCCCCATTAACTAGAGgcagaggggggaggaggagaggggccTCGCAGCCTCTCCAAGAGAAAGACCCCAAAAGAGTCAAGAGGGAGACGCTTGTCAAAACCACACAGCACACACCCAACACCCCCTCCAAGCGCAAACACACCCCACCCTCTGCCACTGCCAACTCTAACGAAGAACCAATCGTAAACAGCAATAGTCTCACAAAGGGGGAGCCTACTGAGCTGAGCAAACCTGTGGAGTCAGTTGAGAATGATGGAAAGGGAGCAGAAGAAAAGGTAGAAAAGGAAGCGATAGTGGGCACGAATGGAAATAGCACCAAGCCCACCAATTCTGTAGCATCTTCTACCTCTGCCCCGGCACCAATCTCCGCAGCTACTCCCCCTCTAACCACAAATCACAGCCCCAGTTCAGTCTCCAGTAGGAAAACGGCCACATTTAAGGCTCGTGTACCcaagaaaaaatacacatatgaACACTTTACTAACAATGCATGTGCCATGAATACCATTCCTACCTCCAGCCCTGCACTCATACATAACAGTTACTGCAGTAAGATCAGTAACAGTGTGAATAGTCTGAATAATAATTTGATGAATAGTAACAATATTAGTAATAGCATTAATATTAGCGCCAGTAGTGGTAATAACAGTAATGTCACAAATGATATTAAGAAGATAGCTAACAGTAGTAACAGTTGTGCTGGGAATACTTTTATCAATAGCAGTCATAGCAAAAGTAATAATTGCTCAGGTAATCAGCCATCAATGCTAGCTGTGGATAGCAAAGCAACAGAAGATCATTTAATCTCCATGCAGGATAAAACCTTCAGGACAACAGATTCCTTGGAAAAAGTGTCCCAAACTAGGGAAAATGAATCAGAGGGGACCCTTATCTCAGTATGCTCCTCTTCCACTGATACAGCTAGTGAGCACTCAACTGACCTGGATGTACTGGAAGCAACAGGACCAAAACTTCATCCGAAGAACTCCCACATCCCTGCTCCTCTCCATAACTTGCACTTTAAAGAAGCCAGTCCTGCAGAGGGGCTAGCTGAAGCTCTGGCCAAAGGTATGAAGAACCAGAGAATTCTGGCTCGGCAGATAAAGAGGACTGTGGCGAGTAGTGTTGAGACTGCAGGTACTGGAGACTCTTGCCTCTCATCATCAGTCTTTAGACCAGGGGTAGTGCGTAAAGTGAGTGCAGATACTGTTGAAGTCCAGCTTAACGGAGAGGAGACCCTTATTAAATATCCTTTTTATGGTGGAACCATGACAACATCATCCTCAGGGGCTGAGTGCACTGTGGAGTTCATTTTGGATGCCCCCCCATCCGGCATGGCACCTGTTGCTATTGGGACCCAAGTGTGTGTGCCGTTTGGTGGAGAGGAAGGAGGTCCTCTGCTGTACAGGGAGGGGATTGTTGGTCAGGTGGACCCTCACCCAGGTGTCTCATTTCCTTACCAGGTGCTCTTGAATGAAGAGAGAGAAACTCTGGgtaggagagggggagagaaaaggaaagcaAATGGTCAGGCTGTATGGGTGTCCCGACAGAGCCTGAGACTGGTCATCCCTCCCTGGGAGGTCTCACATTTAGATGGTGGAAGGGTAAAGGAGAGAGAACGGGACAGGGAACGGGAAGAGAGGGAGCGGCGGGAGGAGATGGAGGTAGAGAGGGAAGTCTGCCAGCTAAGCATTGGAATGGGAGTGCTGGGAGGTGGAGTGAGGTTGGGTCATGGTTTTTCACATGAAGGGGTTTCAGGAAGGCATACCTATGGAAATGTACATTCACCTTCCTCCGCTGCCACTGCAAGTGTAATGACCAGCACAGGTCATGGGTGCGGAGATAATTACTCAGAccgagaaagacaaaaacagtctAAAACTTCAGAAGAGGATGTTGAAGTGTCTTGTTTTAACATGGGCCACACCACTGGTCCAATAGCAAATTCTGGGACCTCTCAGCACAGAAACGTAATCCCCAAATCCAGTGgcttccctccctcctccccccacctCTCTGTGGTGCGGAGTCTGGGACCCCCACACCTCTCCACCATAGCTAGTCTTCAGCCATCCCCATCCCCTGGCTTACCGGGGTCTGAAATGAACAACCTACCTCCATCCAAGACCGCTCCGACCCAGAACCCTACTCCTACTTTAGGCGGGGggtcctcctctacctcctctcgCTCCAGGACTCCCCTCTCCTTGGctcagcaaaaatacaaaaagggTGATGTAGTGTGCACCCCTAATGGAATCCGTAAGAAGTTTAACGGTAAGCAGTGGAGGAGGCTGTGCTCCAGGGAGGGCTGTATGAAGGAGTCTCAGCGTCGAGGATACTGCTCTAGACATTTGTCCATGAGGACCAAAGAGATGGAGGCAGCAGGtggagagaaaggaggaggaggaggaggcagcagctCAGGGACAGTCACCCCCTCTGACCTCCGGGGGAGAGCAAGCAGTGAATTTGAGTGGGATGACACATCAAGAGAGAGCAGTGAGACGAGTAGCAGAGGAGATTCTAGACCCCGCTTGGTCCTCCCGTCTCTCCTCCCTCATGACCTATCGTCACGCTTTGACTTCGACGAGTGTGAGGCCGCCACCATGCTTGTGTCATTAGGGAGCTCCCGCTCTGGCACCCCTTCTTTTTCTCCCATCTCAAACCAGTCGCCCTTTTCCCCTGCCCCCTCTCCCTCACCCTCCCCGCTGTTTGGTTTCAGGCCAGCCAACTTCTCGCCGATTACTGCCTCACCGGTCTTGCAACACCGGCGGCACAGACAGCCCAGTGGCACggggggaggaggtggagggggcaGTAAGGTAACAACCCCAGCcggaggaggagaaagggagAGACACACATCGGGCATCCAGCCCTCCTTCCACAGCAACTTGACGTTTACAGTCCCAATGAGCCCCAGCAAGCGAAAGCCAGACGCGCTTCCTCCACCACCTCTCCCCTCACACCACCACGATTACACTCCCAAAACAGAACTGGAACAGGAAGACCCAAACAACTCTTTCAGGGTGCTGTCCCCCCAAACACTGGCCTCAcattcctgcacacacacacccacgtTCTCCCGACCCAGAGGAGTAGCCACCCTCTCGTCCAGCAGGCCACCATCCTCCACCGCtgtttcccctcctcctctacTGGTGTCTCCaactcctccttctcctcttacTGCAGATGGAGGGCCCCGTCGTGTGGTCCCCATATCCCAGCAGGCCTTACGGGACTCCCCTGTCATCGTGAGGAATCCCGAAGTCCCCCTGGCAAAATTTACAGAGTGTCCCgtgggaagaggaggaggaggagatagaaATGAGGGGGAGATAGATAACACTTCATCTAAAGATGTCGCCGTAACCCCCCTTAATCCTCAGTCAGTTTCCGGCCTTCAGGTTCCCGTCCCAATTAATGCTGCCGCAGCCACAGTACCTAACGGCACCGTCCTCTTTCGGAGTCCAGCCCAAACTCTGTTGCTCGTCTCCCCGACACCTTCCTCCCTGCCCACCACTGACAACCCCGCCAACACCCTGCAGGCCCTGTCAGTTACTGTCAGCACAACGGTCACAGCTCCGGCTCCCAGCAGCACGAACAGCTCCGGTGAACATGAGGAGAACAGGGGCCCAGGATTTGGTGGTGAGGTCCAGCAGCCAGTTCCCTGTCACCCCTCTCCCACTGCCCTGCTGCCCCTGATCCTGCCAGCAGAAAGCCTTCACCCTGCTCCACGAAAGGACATCATCATGGGACGTCCTGGCACAG TGTGGACCAATGTGGAGCCCAGGTCTGTTCCAGTCTTCCCTTGGCATTCATTGGTTCCATTTCTAGCCCCTACCCAATCGGATGCTTCTTCTCAGCCAGGAGAGGGCCAGCACCCAGTCAACCACCCCCAAGCAGCCAGTCTGAAGACAG AGTGTCAGGGGGTGGCAGCACTGTTGCAGGAGCCTGCAGAAGCACCTCCCACCATAGAGAGAGGCCCCCCATTGCGGCCCCCCCCATGCTCTGATGAGCCGCCTCCAGAGAAGGAGAAAGGAGATGCAGAAAGGGAGAGGCCTGACAGTGAAACAGAGAGTGACGTGGATGACCC CTTCCTCCCAGGAGTTGTACCAGAGCAGCCCCTCTCTACATCGCCAGTAAAGAGACGTACTCAGTCCCTCAGTGCACTGCCCAAAGATGGAGACAAGAGCAGTCCAGGAAAG AGGGAGAAGGACCACATCCGGCGACCAATGAATGCATTTATGATTTTCAGTAAGCGCCATCGAGCATTGGTGCACCAGCGGCATCCAAACCAGGACAACAGGACAGTCAGCAAGATTCTTGGGGAGTGGTGGTATGCTCTGGGACccaaagagaaacagaagtaCCATGACTTGGCCTTCCAG GTAAAAGAAGCCCACTTCAAGGCCCACCCAGACTGGAAGTGGTGcaacaaagacaggaagaagTCCAGCTCTGAAGGTCGTGGGGTCCCGGGAGGCAAAGACATCAGAGAGAGGAGCATGTCTGAATCCACAG AACCTCATTCTGTGGAGCTGAAGGGTGTCGGTCCAGGTCTGGTGGGGGTGTCTGAAAGGAACGCTGGAGAGGGTCATGTAGGCCAGCTAACCCGTCCCAGAGCATTCTCTCAAAGTGCCATGCACAACCTGGAACGGAGTGACAGGGGTAATACACAAGCCCTGGCAGAACTGGCACAG atgtGTGGGGATGGTGGCAGTCAGTTTTCGAGCCATGCGCCTccactgtcacagtcacagcgTGGAGTCAGCGAGGACATGACCAGTGATGAGGAGCGCATGGTCATCTgtgaggaggagggagatgaTGATGTCATTG agGACCCTTATCCTAGCAGTTCGATAGACCTCAAGTGTAAGGAGCGGGTGACTGACAGCGACAGCGACAACGGGTCAGGCGATGAAAGTGACCGAAAG AGAGTTTTTGCTCCGGTCATCTGCTCCTCTGCATCATCCTCTTCCTCACACCATACTTCTCATGGGAGGAGTGTCTCATTATCCTCTTACCCCAGCAGCAAGCGTTACGATGAGGGGAGATCAGGAGGGGGAGGGTTTTTAGACCACAAGAGAAAGGAAAGAGGAGAGGGTAAGGACACATTTGGgggtgatggaggtggaagtgCTCAAGCCCCTTCTCTCTCGCTGTCTTCTGGCCAGTCTGCCATGTCCACTTCTTCTACTGAAGGACCTCGGTCTTCATCAGTAGGTTCGCTTGGTGCAAACCCACACCTGAACATTGGTGCTGTGAGAGTGGCCTCCACAGTGGTGACCAATGTAATGCGTCCCGTTATCAGCACACCACTCCCCATCGCGAGCAAACCCAGAGATGGAGGTACTTCATCCAGCCCACATCCGCCTGAGAGGAAGTCCCTGACTCCCCAGCAGCAGCCACAACTTCTGATTGGCTCAGGCTCAGCAAGTGGGACTGCAGCCACCGGGGGTGGGTACTACTCTTCATCTTCGCCTAATCCTGTGAGTGCAGGTGTGAGCCCGGGTGGGGTAGTGACTAATTTGGTGTTAGGAGGGACCTTGTCTGCCCAACCTGCAGTACAACTCATCACTCCATCCCCTCAGCCTCAGCATTCCCAGCAGCAAGCCCTCTCCTCTACAGCTGTTTCAGCCCCACATAGCCAAACCAACGGGCCCCTACCTCTGAATCTGCTTCAGCCCCAGTTCCTTCCTGCTTCCTCCCTAGCTCCACCTGGGGGTAAGGCCATCACACAAGTTCAGTACATTCTGCCCACCTTACCTGCCGCCACCAACCCCAAGAGCCCACCTCAGCAGCTCAGCCAGCCAACCAGTATCTTCAACCTGCCCGCAGCTCCACCAACACACGTGTCCTTGGCCAATGGAAAACAGCAGGGTACAAGTTCACTGACAGGATATACGTCCAGCCCAGCAGTGGGAGTGGTCAGCCCGGGAACTAGAG tgcaAACACAGTCTCCAGTGCTCCAGGGTAAAATGCTTGTTCCCATGGCAACAGTACGGACTGCGCCAGCCCCTGCCCAGCAGTTTCCTATTGTGGCTCCACCTCTTCCTGTCCAGAATGGTGCTCAGTCTGGAAACAAG ATTATCCAGATAGCTCCCATGCCTGTGGTCCAGTCTCAACTGCCTGCGGGTGGAGCAGTGCATCCTTCCAGCCCCTTCCCTGTAACAATGGGCACAGCTGCTGTGGTGGCACCAGGATCAGCCCCCTCCCAGGCTGTACTACTGCCACCAGCACCTACTAG GATTACCTATGTCCAGTCCACTCCAGGGGTCCCATCCACTCTGCCTCTGGTTTCCACAACAACAGGCTCTTCCTCCACCCAGCAAGCTCTGCCAGTGCCTGGATCTGCATATGTTCCATCGTCCCTAGCAACACTTGGGTTCACAGCTATTGCACCACCTGGACAGACACTTGTTCAGCCACTTATTACAG GTCAGCCACCGCTCCTAGCCACAGCTCAGTCTCCACAGCCCTCCACCACAGCCCCTGTTTCAGGCTCTGGGGGCCAGATAGTCACAGCCATCTACCCTCCTTCCCCCAgcgtcaccatggcaacaggggTGGTCTCCATGGCAGCAGTACCCCCCAGTGTGGTCTACTCGGTCTCGAGCGCTTCGACCGCTTCCCCTCACATCCTGCCTAAACACACAGCAACCCCCACCACCATCACGCACCTACATCCACAGCCCCATccagacagacagccagacagGCACCTGCCTCTGGACAGACCTGCAGACCGACACACTGACAGGCCGTCTGAGAGGCAGGCAGAACCGATGACACATTCGGACAGACAGCTTGAGAGACAGCCTCAAACCTCCAGCAGTAGCAGCTCAACGGCACCTCCCAGTGGCTCAGCCGTGTCCTTAAGGCCCTGCAGTCCTTCACTTCAGATCCAAACACCTG gcagTACATCCAAGCTAACCCAACCTCCAGTCAGGATCCCTCAGAAAGTGAAGGCAACAGTAGCAACCATTCCCGTGGGCAGCTATGAGGGAGGAAGCCgagggaaagaaagagagcgggacaaagacagagagcgagagagggagagagagcgggAAAaggagcgagagagggagacTGGGGCCAACAGTCATTTCTCTTTTGATCCTGATGTGACACGGCAGATAGGGTCTCCATCAACGCATCCCACTGAGGAGCCTGCATCTTCTGACAGACCCCTGGAGGCCTCCAGTGCTACAGACTCCTCTGACACAAGAAACTGGGAAAGCACAATTGCCACAGAG GCTGGGTGGAAGGAGTCCCACCCATCATCTCCTCTCCCCCCTCCATCAGCCACAGAACCCACCCTGCCCCCTCCACAGACCGACAAAGATATTCCGACACCCAAAAAGGTCAAAGCTCGCCCACCACCACTCAAGAAGACCTTTGACTCTGTGGACAA GGTGCTGTCAGAGGTATATTTTGAGGAGCGCTTTGCCGAGCTGCCAGAGTTTCGGCCAGAGGAGGTTTTGCCTTCACCCACCCTGCAGAGTCTGGCCACCTCCCCCCGCGCCATTCTGGGCAGCTATCGCCGCAAGAGGAAGAACTCAACAG ACTTGGATTCAGCCACTGACGATCAAGTCTCTCCTAAGAGGAAGAGTCGGCGGcgctccagctgcagctctgagccCAACACGCCTAAAAGTGCTGCCAAGTGTGAGGGAGACATCTTCACCTTTGAGAGAGCAG CCACAGATGGAGAAGACATTCTGGCAGAACTGGAGTTTGATAAAGTGCCGTATTCCTCCCTGCGACGAACTCTAGACCAGAGGAGAGCACTTGTCATGCAGCTGTTCCAGGAGCAGGGTTTCTTTCCATCAG CTCAGGCCACTGCAGCCTTCCAGACGAGATACTCCGATATATTTCCTACCAAAGTGTGTCTGCAGCTGAAGATCAGGGAGGTGCGACAGAAGATCATGCAGACAGCTACTCCCTCAGACGCCCCTGGTTTAGGCGCCTCCGACTCCCTCCCTGGACCTTCTGGCTCCCAGGCAGGGGAAGGATCTgggagaggaggtggagacCTGCAGGATGAAGAAGTGGAACAAGGGACAGAAGCGAACCCAGAGGATCCTCGGGATTCACAGGACTCTTCCAGATGA